Proteins from a single region of Abyssalbus ytuae:
- a CDS encoding leucine-rich repeat domain-containing protein has product MKKVLYLVSAIIGTTLNIFSQNANPLDTKVYGKLENALQASNATQLNLRDQHLFYIPDEIKNLKDLTFLNLMRNNLERWDSSVFFLKKLEVLNLKLNSLNYIPNEIGSLKQLIRLNLADNNISYIPDDIGELVNLRFLHLSTNKITSLPKSIGNCTSLEVLELNNNQLSYLPETIANLSDLKTLNLGYNQFYELDEKWTLLEKIEELNIEYNHLRLLPDEIKYLKNIKTLILNNNNLQELPEVLTHLTSLELLILSHNNLTKLPDNLENMTQLRTLILLHNPLSKKEKNRIKNAFLNCKVYMD; this is encoded by the coding sequence ATGAAAAAGGTATTATACTTAGTTTCCGCCATCATAGGAACCACATTAAACATTTTCTCTCAAAATGCCAATCCTTTGGATACTAAAGTATACGGAAAACTGGAAAATGCACTCCAAGCTTCGAATGCTACACAATTAAACCTGAGAGATCAACACCTTTTTTATATTCCGGATGAAATAAAAAACCTGAAAGATCTTACTTTTTTAAATTTAATGCGGAATAATCTGGAACGTTGGGATTCATCAGTTTTTTTTCTGAAAAAGCTGGAAGTTTTAAATTTAAAACTTAATTCTTTAAACTATATACCCAACGAAATAGGCAGTTTAAAACAACTAATTCGCCTTAATCTGGCAGATAATAATATATCATATATACCAGACGACATAGGCGAACTTGTTAATCTCAGATTTCTTCATTTATCAACAAATAAAATAACATCTCTTCCCAAAAGCATCGGTAATTGTACTTCTCTTGAAGTTTTGGAACTTAATAATAACCAGTTAAGTTATTTACCGGAAACCATTGCAAACCTCTCCGATTTAAAAACGCTGAATCTGGGGTACAACCAGTTTTACGAGCTGGATGAAAAGTGGACTCTTTTAGAAAAAATTGAAGAATTAAACATAGAATATAACCATTTAAGATTGCTTCCTGATGAAATAAAATATTTAAAAAACATTAAAACCCTTATCTTAAATAATAACAATCTGCAAGAATTACCGGAAGTTTTAACTCATTTAACCAGTTTGGAATTATTAATACTCTCACATAATAATCTTACTAAGCTTCCGGATAATTTAGAAAATATGACTCAATTACGCACTCTCATTTTACTACACAATCCTTTAAGCAAAAAAGAAAAAAACCGTATT
- a CDS encoding LamG-like jellyroll fold domain-containing protein: protein MKKILLLLSLLCIFFNGLELNAQITVPGDSLVYGPMFSPTYNNSVRVWMLTKNTGSGNALSLSFTASDSPNDELTGTVYNSDDRLGYYLRSYEFTGLTPGQSYSAKLLINGTPSQRVSSITNEDGIIDDFEFLSGGCGRIYDVSRCIDQPESKTHINGTPQMFNVMAEEGSDMMIWLGDAVYLLGLEHADGQCPDGVDDWANKDMAFDRYRFYRDFHDSLTVAMPQLAITDNHDVGSNEFNKTFPTLGQMREIFMDWWPNPEYETTSEGQGLFSSYKYKDVEYFLTDNRSFRDGTADHFGPEQLDWLKQSLLNSTATFKIIINGTPTFTPVGGRNFSVSNQASEFLNFIQDNNINGVLSLSADIHEQKFMVRDSDVKYPLIDVLSGNINSDIGNGNYSIQYDSNNIIQGVKQTYLRINVFGDIEDRRMKIEYIGADGQPYFEEIIHQDMLTSKNEDAYKLGLKIENNLVDVSGYSHTLQASDYTFGLNKDDEANEALILNPNTTINIPADNSINFHDRAFSLTFWINPSELPTNGSTILSNGEEGAGISFGLTSKGNLTYTDHATNTTYESQYKILSDSWSFITWKYNNIKRKLSLYYNGFLIQNWQNVISPKPSSSKILIGNNFEGKQYLGSLDELSLYGRLITDNAILEEADVETNRGDVLKLSGAQQMVIPGDDINPVFSGDYTIEFWGKLNSDPGTNFKILASNGRESGNSTGLSFEFPGSNKLNVVFGTNGSGWDSLSEYGEAWSIGEWNHIALVVSAANGTLQYYQNGNLIGEGSYSGYVPNPRGLGIGYSPYYGSPVNAELDELRIWQRTLTAEEIKAHMHHPLEGGETNLTLYYDFSPSETDETSIVSKGSMPYEITLDGGELVTATSPIGNISTNYRDNITGQWSGNTIINNSGLILPETITAYNKNIVIGKHRDAAIEEVPGITNMNYLKGGWKIDPLNSPFVTVKINLDESLASNSEVVRKTAGKYYLLKENELTGEYTIVTDGAFDGSNVTFYNANLEEGIYYLAWEEGDFVPGRGGSLSLIGDHQVYFPSSVIEPLFSNDFTIEFWVNLTQDPGNNAPLVSNHGRVDNNTTGFTLEMPDNNSVSAVFGTGTGSWNAINSGETLNIGEWNHIAITASPDDAIKLYLNGELKASGAFDAYASNSNWDFALGKTINYGGQSHSVMDEFRIWSKVKTREEIKAQMHTSVNTQTNLVFNYSFNQEDNGVLENLGSNTDIINYTNAQIISSSSPVSEIEKSYTDIISGNWSVTRAIEGGFYVSNSISSFTENVVVGRNINNDIVPLGNIENTFYVAGGWKLNAMNMETADMEIDLTSVFSSVEKINATVASYMLLKGDPQSDYIVVSTGTETNGKVTFNDVTLDLGNYYLAYEVDTAAAIAEQGGAIDLPGDHQVLIPKEGINDALSGEFTIELWGRLNDTAGGNTKLVGFTNFGGGEFGWELEFLNNQTLQTITGRGPSGGWNTLNSSHVWKPGEWNHVAVTFIPNGEFKFYINGELAGSMPVEEFQPCINDLALGRNISNNAPTNSSIDEFRIWTKAKTIEEIREDMYLTITEPTPDLAYNYTFNQDNSGFLLNQGSVLVEVPYTNAEIIPATGPVRDIQSPFRNLVKGNWSVMNDAGNGMYLENTISDYDRNVVIGKEINGTIEHVLNQVENDTLYLSSRWIFDPLFTESATPKVDLTKIFENLNDIKLIAKNYYLLTSDPSVEVNIIASGTKNGNLVTFNEITIEEDTPVYLAWENINEYQNGTFPVAAQGLWRYDDTGTDLGTQWKNNEYDDSSWAFGNSVFGYGDGIESTTLDFGTDPDNKYPTYYLRHTFEVDDASVYGNLLFRVLKDDGVIVYINGTEAFRMNMPDGDITYNTYASMAIGGADEEAWNEIRTPNLLQNGVNVIAVELHQADATSSDLRFDIEVNYELPPLEVTEYPLQKDQQWYYFDKGTGLDTEDWTSPAYNNLAWDRGYAPLGYGDPVNTELSFGPNASDKYITYYFAKDINIDLSSLTDLVEFGLRRDDGAIVYVNGVEVFRHNLPDGNIDYLTTAPTAMGGIDENIYFIANIPKTIFTEGVNRIAVEVHQQSGTSSDLRFDMYIKNTQNVTIDCNNPHIGCFSSIEPTGQTDKLIISEDHEFQLIFKEGDPYTIGDGNVPGNNDFTAYIPANGSSELGHLSVNHENTPGGVSVVNLHLDNDTKLWMVDDSQPVDFYNSALVTTTRNCSGGITPWGTVVTAEETTNAGDVNGDGYEDVGWLVELDPETAQVIDYGNGQEKLWAMGRMNHENVVISPNGTTAYYGEDGGTHCVYKYVMDTPGNLSAGTVYVLKLDLGLSGDDPSSSTGQWIEVPNETQSDRNNLNNIASALGGTNFNGVEDCDINTYDGKIYFTAKGKNRVYRFKDEGNTISGFETFVGGKSYEVVTNNGTFSEPWGDGNDNLVFDDKGNLWVCEDGGNNYIWVVRPDHTQSTPNVSIFASMPIGSEPTGLTFTPDFKYGFFSVQHPDGANSPQTDASENEVIFNASSTIVFALSDNLGEIADDPDPNEPDPNEPDEPGNDDEEYIGIHPNPTYDGLVKLILKSESVGENIIVEIYDILGRSLLKLEKGKTTGDHQEIEINLTAVSSGSQILFMKTHVGNKKKLFKVITQ, encoded by the coding sequence ATGAAAAAGATTTTACTTCTGTTAAGCCTTTTATGTATTTTTTTTAATGGTTTGGAATTAAATGCCCAAATCACCGTACCCGGAGATTCACTGGTATATGGCCCCATGTTTAGTCCGACATATAATAACTCTGTACGGGTATGGATGCTAACTAAAAACACAGGAAGTGGTAATGCATTATCCTTATCTTTTACAGCTTCTGATTCGCCCAATGATGAATTAACCGGCACAGTTTATAATTCTGATGACCGGTTGGGCTATTACCTTCGCTCATATGAATTTACCGGTTTAACCCCCGGTCAGTCTTATTCAGCAAAATTGTTGATAAATGGTACCCCTTCACAAAGAGTCTCTTCCATCACCAATGAAGATGGCATCATTGATGATTTTGAATTCCTATCCGGGGGATGTGGAAGAATTTATGATGTAAGCCGTTGTATAGACCAGCCCGAATCTAAAACTCATATTAACGGCACTCCTCAAATGTTTAATGTTATGGCTGAAGAAGGCAGTGACATGATGATTTGGTTAGGTGATGCCGTTTATCTTTTAGGATTGGAACATGCCGACGGGCAATGTCCTGACGGGGTAGATGACTGGGCTAACAAAGATATGGCTTTTGACAGGTACAGGTTTTACCGTGATTTTCATGATAGTTTAACCGTGGCTATGCCACAGCTTGCCATTACTGACAATCATGATGTAGGATCTAATGAATTCAACAAAACATTTCCTACTTTGGGTCAAATGCGTGAGATTTTTATGGACTGGTGGCCCAACCCTGAATACGAAACCACCTCAGAAGGGCAGGGATTATTCTCTTCCTATAAATATAAAGATGTAGAATATTTTTTAACCGATAACAGGAGTTTCAGAGATGGGACCGCAGACCATTTCGGCCCAGAACAATTAGACTGGCTAAAGCAAAGTCTTTTGAATTCAACTGCCACATTTAAGATTATTATCAACGGTACTCCAACATTTACTCCGGTTGGCGGAAGAAATTTTAGTGTAAGTAACCAGGCATCAGAATTTTTAAATTTTATTCAGGATAATAACATTAATGGCGTCCTCTCACTGAGTGCCGATATTCATGAACAAAAATTTATGGTAAGGGATTCAGATGTAAAATATCCTCTTATTGATGTATTGTCCGGCAATATTAATTCTGATATTGGTAACGGTAATTACAGTATTCAATATGACAGCAACAATATTATTCAGGGAGTTAAACAAACTTATTTAAGGATTAACGTATTTGGCGATATAGAAGACCGGAGAATGAAAATAGAATACATAGGCGCCGATGGGCAACCCTACTTTGAAGAAATCATTCACCAAGACATGCTCACAAGTAAAAATGAAGATGCTTACAAACTGGGACTCAAAATTGAAAATAATCTTGTAGATGTTTCCGGATATTCACATACTCTACAGGCCTCAGACTATACTTTCGGCCTTAATAAAGATGATGAAGCTAATGAAGCTCTTATTTTAAATCCCAATACAACCATCAATATTCCGGCTGATAACTCAATAAATTTTCACGATCGTGCTTTTAGCCTTACCTTCTGGATAAACCCTTCAGAATTACCTACCAACGGCAGTACTATCCTTTCTAACGGAGAAGAAGGTGCCGGTATTTCATTCGGGCTCACATCAAAAGGCAACCTCACTTATACTGATCATGCCACTAATACTACTTACGAAAGTCAATATAAGATCTTATCCGACAGCTGGTCTTTCATTACCTGGAAATACAACAACATAAAACGTAAATTATCCTTATATTATAACGGGTTTCTAATTCAAAACTGGCAGAATGTTATCTCACCAAAACCTTCATCTTCTAAAATTTTAATAGGAAATAATTTTGAAGGAAAGCAATACCTTGGTTCGCTTGATGAACTATCACTTTATGGCAGACTCATTACCGATAATGCGATTTTGGAAGAAGCAGATGTTGAAACAAACAGGGGTGATGTCCTTAAACTATCAGGAGCACAGCAAATGGTCATTCCCGGAGATGATATAAATCCTGTATTCAGTGGTGATTATACTATTGAATTCTGGGGAAAGCTTAACTCTGATCCCGGTACCAATTTTAAAATTTTGGCTAGTAACGGGCGAGAAAGTGGAAATTCTACCGGCCTTTCATTTGAATTTCCGGGTAGTAACAAACTTAATGTTGTGTTTGGTACCAATGGCTCTGGCTGGGACTCTCTTAGTGAATATGGTGAAGCGTGGAGTATCGGTGAATGGAATCATATAGCACTGGTAGTTTCTGCAGCTAACGGAACCCTGCAATATTATCAAAACGGAAACCTGATTGGAGAAGGATCCTATTCCGGCTATGTACCTAATCCAAGGGGATTGGGTATTGGATACAGCCCTTATTACGGAAGTCCTGTAAATGCTGAACTGGATGAACTCCGTATCTGGCAACGGACCCTAACAGCTGAAGAAATAAAGGCTCATATGCATCATCCTCTCGAAGGTGGAGAAACCAATTTGACCTTGTATTACGATTTTTCCCCTTCCGAAACAGATGAAACCAGCATTGTGAGTAAAGGAAGTATGCCTTATGAAATTACTTTGGATGGAGGAGAACTGGTAACAGCAACTTCTCCGATAGGAAATATTTCAACTAACTACAGAGATAATATTACAGGCCAATGGAGTGGTAATACAATAATAAACAACTCAGGGCTTATTTTACCGGAAACGATCACTGCCTATAATAAAAACATTGTTATTGGTAAACATCGGGATGCTGCTATAGAAGAAGTTCCAGGAATAACCAACATGAATTACCTCAAAGGAGGCTGGAAAATAGATCCACTCAATAGTCCTTTTGTGACCGTAAAAATCAATCTCGATGAAAGTCTTGCCTCTAATTCAGAAGTAGTTCGTAAAACTGCAGGAAAATACTATTTATTAAAAGAAAACGAACTTACCGGCGAATACACTATAGTGACTGACGGGGCATTTGATGGTTCCAACGTAACTTTTTACAATGCTAATCTCGAAGAAGGAATATATTATTTAGCCTGGGAAGAAGGTGATTTTGTTCCAGGAAGAGGTGGTTCCCTTTCATTGATCGGTGATCACCAGGTATACTTCCCTTCTTCTGTAATAGAACCTCTTTTTAGTAATGATTTCACCATTGAATTCTGGGTAAACCTAACACAGGATCCGGGTAATAATGCGCCTCTGGTATCCAATCATGGTCGTGTGGATAATAATACTACCGGGTTTACTCTCGAAATGCCTGATAACAATTCGGTCTCCGCAGTCTTCGGAACCGGAACAGGTTCCTGGAATGCCATTAACTCCGGAGAAACTTTAAATATAGGAGAATGGAACCATATAGCCATTACAGCTTCTCCTGATGATGCCATTAAATTATATTTAAACGGGGAATTAAAAGCCTCCGGCGCTTTTGATGCCTATGCTTCCAATAGCAATTGGGATTTCGCACTGGGCAAAACTATAAATTACGGAGGTCAGTCGCATTCTGTAATGGATGAATTCCGTATCTGGTCAAAAGTTAAAACCCGGGAAGAAATTAAAGCACAAATGCACACTTCTGTAAATACTCAAACAAATCTGGTTTTTAACTATAGTTTTAATCAGGAAGATAATGGGGTTTTAGAAAACCTGGGAAGCAATACTGATATTATAAATTATACGAATGCACAGATTATATCTTCCAGTAGTCCGGTAAGTGAAATTGAAAAATCCTATACCGACATCATTTCGGGTAACTGGAGTGTTACAAGAGCCATAGAAGGCGGGTTTTATGTAAGTAATTCTATTAGCAGCTTTACTGAAAATGTGGTAGTTGGACGAAATATTAATAATGATATAGTACCCTTGGGAAATATTGAAAATACATTTTATGTTGCAGGTGGATGGAAATTAAATGCTATGAATATGGAAACTGCCGATATGGAGATAGATCTTACTTCTGTATTTAGTAGTGTAGAAAAAATAAACGCCACAGTAGCATCCTATATGTTACTTAAAGGAGATCCTCAATCGGATTATATAGTGGTAAGCACCGGAACTGAAACAAACGGAAAAGTTACTTTTAACGATGTTACTCTGGATCTCGGCAATTACTACCTGGCATATGAAGTAGATACTGCAGCAGCTATTGCCGAACAGGGAGGGGCTATTGACCTGCCGGGTGATCACCAGGTACTTATTCCTAAAGAAGGAATTAATGATGCACTTTCAGGAGAATTTACCATAGAACTATGGGGTAGGCTAAACGATACTGCCGGCGGAAATACTAAACTGGTAGGTTTTACCAATTTTGGTGGTGGTGAATTTGGATGGGAACTGGAATTTTTAAACAATCAAACCTTGCAAACTATTACCGGTAGAGGACCCTCAGGAGGCTGGAACACCCTAAATTCTTCTCATGTGTGGAAGCCGGGAGAATGGAATCATGTGGCCGTTACCTTTATACCTAACGGAGAATTTAAATTTTATATTAATGGAGAACTGGCAGGCAGTATGCCGGTAGAAGAATTCCAACCGTGTATTAATGATCTTGCTCTCGGAAGGAATATTTCAAATAATGCACCAACTAATTCATCCATAGATGAATTCAGGATATGGACAAAAGCCAAAACCATTGAAGAAATACGGGAAGACATGTACCTCACCATTACTGAGCCTACCCCCGATCTGGCCTATAATTACACGTTTAATCAGGATAACAGTGGGTTTTTACTTAACCAGGGATCTGTTTTAGTAGAAGTACCTTATACCAACGCAGAAATTATTCCGGCTACAGGCCCGGTAAGAGATATTCAATCTCCGTTCAGAAATTTGGTAAAAGGAAACTGGAGTGTAATGAATGATGCTGGAAACGGAATGTACCTGGAAAATACAATCTCAGATTATGATAGAAATGTAGTAATAGGTAAAGAAATTAACGGTACAATCGAACACGTACTTAACCAGGTAGAAAATGACACTTTATATTTAAGTAGCCGATGGATTTTTGATCCGCTTTTCACAGAAAGTGCTACCCCAAAAGTTGATCTTACCAAAATCTTTGAAAATCTTAATGATATAAAATTAATTGCTAAAAACTATTACCTGCTCACCAGCGACCCGTCAGTAGAAGTAAACATTATAGCATCTGGAACCAAAAACGGAAACCTGGTAACATTTAATGAAATAACTATAGAAGAAGACACTCCTGTTTATCTTGCGTGGGAAAACATTAACGAATATCAAAATGGAACCTTCCCTGTTGCTGCTCAAGGATTGTGGAGATATGACGATACAGGAACAGACCTCGGAACACAATGGAAAAATAATGAGTATGATGATAGTTCATGGGCATTTGGAAATTCTGTTTTCGGATATGGAGACGGTATAGAAAGTACTACTTTGGATTTTGGTACGGATCCTGATAATAAATATCCAACCTATTATTTAAGGCACACTTTTGAAGTTGATGACGCATCAGTATATGGCAACCTTTTATTCCGTGTGCTAAAAGATGATGGAGTAATTGTATATATAAACGGAACTGAAGCCTTCCGGATGAATATGCCGGATGGTGATATAACTTACAATACCTATGCTTCTATGGCAATTGGTGGTGCGGATGAAGAAGCCTGGAACGAGATAAGGACCCCTAACTTACTTCAGAATGGGGTAAACGTCATAGCAGTAGAACTGCATCAGGCTGATGCAACCAGCTCCGATCTTCGTTTTGACATCGAAGTTAATTATGAATTACCTCCTCTGGAAGTCACTGAATATCCTTTGCAAAAAGACCAGCAATGGTATTATTTTGATAAAGGCACTGGCCTGGATACCGAAGACTGGACCTCACCTGCTTACAATAACCTTGCCTGGGACAGGGGCTATGCTCCCTTAGGATATGGAGATCCGGTTAATACAGAACTTTCTTTCGGACCTAATGCCAGTGATAAATACATCACTTATTATTTTGCCAAAGACATCAATATAGATCTAAGTTCCCTTACAGACTTGGTCGAGTTCGGCCTTAGAAGAGACGATGGAGCCATTGTCTATGTTAATGGTGTAGAGGTATTCAGACATAACCTCCCCGACGGCAATATCGATTATCTTACTACTGCCCCAACAGCGATGGGAGGTATTGACGAAAACATCTACTTCATTGCAAATATTCCAAAAACCATTTTTACTGAAGGAGTTAACAGAATTGCCGTAGAAGTGCACCAGCAGTCCGGTACCAGTTCTGACCTTCGATTTGACATGTACATTAAAAATACACAAAACGTCACGATTGATTGCAACAATCCGCATATCGGATGCTTTTCTTCTATAGAACCCACAGGACAAACCGATAAACTAATCATCTCCGAGGATCATGAATTCCAGCTTATTTTCAAGGAAGGTGACCCATATACTATTGGAGATGGAAATGTACCGGGCAATAATGACTTTACTGCCTATATTCCTGCAAATGGCAGCAGTGAACTGGGCCATCTTTCAGTAAACCATGAAAATACTCCTGGCGGTGTTTCTGTTGTCAACCTTCATTTGGATAACGATACCAAACTCTGGATGGTAGATGACAGCCAACCGGTTGATTTTTATAATTCAGCTTTAGTCACCACTACCAGAAACTGCTCCGGGGGTATTACTCCCTGGGGAACCGTGGTAACGGCTGAAGAAACAACAAATGCCGGTGATGTAAACGGTGATGGCTACGAAGATGTGGGGTGGTTGGTGGAACTCGACCCTGAAACCGCACAGGTGATAGACTACGGTAACGGACAGGAAAAACTATGGGCTATGGGACGGATGAACCACGAAAACGTAGTGATCTCTCCTAATGGCACCACCGCCTATTACGGAGAAGACGGGGGCACACATTGCGTCTATAAATACGTAATGGACACACCTGGTAACCTCTCGGCAGGAACCGTGTATGTCCTTAAACTAGATCTCGGCCTTTCTGGTGATGACCCAAGTTCCTCTACAGGTCAATGGATCGAAGTCCCTAACGAGACTCAGTCAGACCGTAACAACCTGAACAACATTGCTTCTGCCCTGGGTGGCACTAATTTCAATGGTGTGGAAGATTGTGATATCAATACCTATGACGGGAAAATCTATTTCACAGCAAAAGGGAAGAACAGGGTCTACCGTTTTAAAGACGAGGGAAATACTATCTCCGGCTTTGAAACTTTTGTGGGGGGTAAATCCTATGAAGTGGTGACCAACAATGGTACTTTTTCAGAACCCTGGGGAGACGGCAATGACAACCTGGTATTTGATGATAAAGGAAACCTCTGGGTGTGTGAAGATGGTGGAAACAACTACATCTGGGTAGTAAGGCCCGACCATACACAGAGTACTCCCAATGTGAGTATTTTTGCTTCCATGCCGATAGGTTCAGAACCTACAGGGCTCACCTTTACCCCGGATTTTAAATATGGCTTCTTCTCTGTGCAACATCCTGACGGGGCTAATTCCCCTCAAACGGACGCCTCTGAAAATGAAGTGATCTTTAATGCTTCTTCTACTATTGTTTTTGCTTTAAGTGATAATTTAGGGGAAATAGCAGATGACCCAGATCCAAATGAACCTGATCCAAATGAACCGGATGAACCGGGAAATGATGATGAAGAATATATTGGAATACATCCTAACCCTACATATGATGGATTAGTAAAATTAATCTTGAAATCTGAGAGTGTTGGGGAAAACATAATAGTAGAAATTTATGATATACTTGGAAGAAGTCTTCTAAAGCTTGAAAAAGGAAAAACAACCGGTGATCATCAGGAAATTGAAATAAATTTAACCGCTGTTTCTTCCGGAAGTCAAATACTATTTATGAAGACACATGTAGGTAATAAAAAGAAATTATTTAAAGTAATAACACAATAA
- a CDS encoding cytochrome-c peroxidase: MTYPVNNKYKNLSFSSKIRFAQWGWLILIKVGIAILVLTQLSFSSATNPEIREIILKNSNEFKNQIGTLVDAAHQFLHNKTTLKSLKTELQKTRNSYKKIECITEYYFPKHVKNYINGPPLYHLDPFPIDQDLKENYYVLDPESYRKSLPLDKLNTDHYKGTAKVIAPVGLQVLDEIIYSEEVHNKKEEIFSLCNQLKEYYIVIDESFNKRKYFYDFEILEALRLQLVRIFTLGITGFDTPGSLNAMQEASSSLQSLKTLSIPFLNKVDSSKKAYILSLYEEVIYLLKDAGFENFDRLTFLTKYINPLYKELLNVQLDLDIKSSDEMYTRVSAWNPYSSNIFDIDFLNPYKFSLLQKNNDSEALKALGEKLFYDKTLSGKENISCASCHKPELAFTDGVAKSKAGIKGKSVHRNAPTLINAVFSDRFFYDLRAHDLEEQAEHVIHNNLEFNTSFDEIITKLNKDEYYKKAFKKVFNNTSPVTRYQFSSALASYIISLRSFNSTFDKYVQGKSNKVDPLVKKGFNLFMGKANCGTCHYPPTFSGLVPPLYEENETEVLGVLNNPDSHELDNDMGRFANNVFNEKQEIYRRSFKTTTVRNITLTAPYFHNGAYRNLDEVLEFYNNGGAGGLGLSYEFPNQTLSDEPLLLSKKEIKALKIFLNSLTDITGFQ, encoded by the coding sequence ATAAAAATTTGTCTTTTTCTTCTAAAATACGGTTTGCTCAATGGGGATGGCTTATTTTAATAAAAGTCGGAATTGCTATTCTTGTTTTAACCCAGCTTTCATTTTCCTCTGCCACCAACCCGGAAATAAGAGAAATAATATTAAAAAATTCTAATGAGTTTAAAAATCAGATAGGTACTTTAGTAGATGCAGCACATCAATTCCTTCATAATAAAACAACTTTAAAAAGCCTAAAGACTGAGCTTCAAAAAACGAGAAACAGCTACAAAAAAATTGAATGTATTACAGAATATTACTTTCCAAAACATGTCAAAAATTACATAAACGGGCCTCCTTTATATCATTTGGATCCTTTTCCCATTGACCAGGACCTAAAAGAAAATTATTATGTGCTAGACCCGGAAAGTTATCGAAAAAGTCTTCCTTTGGACAAATTAAACACAGATCATTACAAAGGTACGGCAAAAGTAATTGCCCCTGTGGGTTTACAAGTGCTGGATGAAATAATATACTCAGAAGAAGTCCATAATAAAAAAGAAGAAATTTTTAGCCTTTGTAATCAGTTAAAAGAATATTATATTGTAATTGATGAATCTTTTAACAAACGTAAATATTTTTACGATTTTGAAATATTGGAAGCCCTGAGACTTCAACTTGTCCGGATTTTCACTTTAGGAATAACCGGTTTTGATACCCCCGGTTCATTAAATGCAATGCAGGAAGCTTCATCATCATTACAAAGCTTAAAAACACTTTCCATTCCTTTTTTAAACAAGGTTGATAGTAGTAAAAAAGCATATATATTATCTCTTTATGAAGAAGTAATCTATTTATTAAAAGATGCAGGTTTTGAAAATTTTGACAGGCTTACTTTTTTGACAAAATATATAAATCCTTTGTATAAAGAATTATTAAATGTGCAACTGGACCTTGATATAAAAAGTTCTGATGAAATGTATACCAGAGTATCTGCCTGGAATCCGTATAGTTCTAATATTTTTGATATTGATTTTCTTAATCCATACAAATTCAGTCTATTACAAAAAAACAACGATAGTGAAGCTCTTAAAGCATTGGGGGAAAAATTATTTTATGACAAAACCCTCAGCGGTAAAGAAAATATAAGCTGTGCAAGTTGCCATAAACCAGAATTAGCTTTTACTGATGGGGTAGCAAAATCAAAAGCAGGTATAAAAGGGAAAAGCGTACACAGAAATGCACCTACCTTAATTAATGCAGTTTTTTCTGATAGATTTTTCTATGATTTACGTGCACATGATCTGGAAGAGCAGGCAGAACATGTTATTCATAATAATTTAGAATTCAATACCTCTTTTGATGAAATTATAACTAAACTAAATAAAGACGAATACTATAAAAAAGCCTTCAAAAAAGTCTTTAACAACACTTCACCAGTTACCCGATATCAATTTTCTTCGGCACTAGCATCGTATATAATTTCCTTACGATCATTTAACAGTACTTTTGATAAGTATGTACAAGGAAAATCGAACAAGGTAGATCCGCTGGTAAAAAAAGGGTTTAACCTTTTTATGGGGAAAGCTAATTGTGGTACCTGCCACTACCCTCCTACATTCAGTGGATTAGTTCCCCCTTTATATGAAGAAAATGAAACTGAGGTCCTGGGGGTTTTAAATAATCCAGATTCTCATGAACTGGATAATGATATGGGAAGGTTTGCCAATAATGTTTTTAATGAAAAACAGGAAATTTACAGGCGTTCATTTAAAACTACTACGGTTAGAAATATAACTCTAACTGCTCCATATTTTCATAATGGCGCCTACAGAAACCTGGATGAGGTTCTGGAATTTTACAATAATGGAGGAGCCGGAGGTTTAGGGTTGTCTTATGAGTTTCCTAACCAAACTTTATCTGATGAACCCCTTCTTCTCTCAAAAAAAGAAATAAAAGCCCTGAAAATATTTTTAAACTCACTTACAGATATCACAGGTTTTCAATAA